In Metopolophium dirhodum isolate CAU chromosome 5, ASM1992520v1, whole genome shotgun sequence, the sequence AACTGTTATCACCATACGATCCAGGATAACTTTGAGGTACTCTTTTTCCATCTAAAGGTGATTGAACACTTGAAAGACCATTTCGGTTAGGTTCTCCAGGTGGTGAATATCCAGGTTGCTGGACACCAGTCCCACTAGAACCTAATGTATCTTGAGGCTGATCATAAGTAGgttgaatttgatttatatttccaCCAGATGGAACATTTCCAGATTGCTGAACACCAGACCCTCCAGAGCCAAATGTACCTTGAGGTTGGCCATAACTAGgttgaatttgatttatatttccaCCTGATGGATTGTATCCAGGTTGCTGAAAACCAAGCCCTCCAGAGCCTAATGTACCTTGAGGTTGTCCATAACCAGgttgaatttgatttatatttccaCCAGATGGAACATTTCCAGATTGCTGAACACCAGACCCTCCAGAGCCTAATGTACCTTGAGattgaatttgatttaaatttccaCCTGATGGAACATTTTCAGGTTGCTGGACACCAGTCCCTCCTGAGCCTAATGTACCTTGAGGTTGACCAAAATTAGGTtgcatttgatttatatttccaCCAGATGGAACGTAATCAGGTCGTTGAAAACCAGACCCTCCGGAGCCAAATATACCTTGAGgttgaatttgatttatatttccaCTTGATGGAACATTTTCAGGTTGCTGGACACCAGTCCCTCTTGAGCCTAATGTACCTTGAGGTTGAACAAAATTAGGTtgcatttgatttatatttccaCCAGATGGAACGTAACCCGGTCGTTGAAAACCAGACCCTCCGGAACCTAATGTACCTTGAGgttgaatttgatttatatttccaCCAGATGGAACATTTCCAGATTGCTGAACACCAGACCCTCCAGATCCTAATGTACCTTGAGGTTGGCCATAAATAGGTtgcatttgatttatatttccaCCTGATGGATTGTATCCAGGTTGCTGAAAACCAAGCCCTCCAGAGCCTAATGTACCTTGAGGTTGGCCATAACTAGGTtgcatttgatttatatttccaCCAGATGGATCGTATCCAGGTCGTTGAAAACCAGACCTTCCAGAGCCTAATGTACCTTGAGGTtgcatttgatttatatttccaCCAGATGGAACATTTCCAGATTGCTGAACACCAGACCCTCCAGAGCCTAATGTACCTTGAGGTTGGCCATAACTAGGTtgcatttgatttatatttccaCCAGATGGAACGTACCCAGGTCGTTGAAAACCAGACCCTCCGGAGCCTAATGTACCTCGAGGTTGGCCATAATTAGGTTGAATTGGATTTATATTTCCACCCGTTGAAGCGTATCCAGGTTGCTGGACTCCAGTCCCCCCAGAGCCTAATGTACCTTGAGGTTGACCAAAATTAGGTtgcatttgatttatatttccaCCCGATGAAGCGTATCCAGGTTGCTGGACACCAGTCCCTCCGGAGCCTAATGTACCTTCAGGTTGGCCATAACTAGgttgaatttgatttatatttccaCCTGATGGATTGTATCCAGGTTGCTGAAAACCAAGCCTACCAGAGCCTAATGTACCTCGAGGTTGGCCATAACTAGGTTGAATTGGATTTATATTTCCACCCGTTGAAGCGTATCCAGGTTGCTGGACACCAGTCCCCCCAGAGCCTAATGTACCTTGAGGTTGACCAAAATTAGGTtgcatttgatttatatttccaCCCGATGAAGCGTATCCAGGTTGCTGGACACCAGTCCCTCCGGAGCCTAATGTACCTTGAGgttgaatttgatttatatttccaCCAGATGGAACATTTCTAGATTGCTGAACACCAGACCCTCTAGAGCCTAATGTACCTTGAGgttgaatttgatttatatttccaCCTGATGGAACATTTTCAGGTTGCTGGACACCAATCCCTCCTGAGCCTAATGTACCTTGAGGTTGACCAAAATTAGGTtgcatttgatttatatttccaCCAGATGGAACGTAACTCGGTCGTTGAAAACCAGACCCTCCGGAACCTAATGTACCTTGAGgttgaatttgatttatatttccaCCAGATGGAACATTTCCAGATTGCTGAACACCAGACCCTCCAGAGCCTAATGTACCTTGAGGTTGACCAAAATTAGGTtgcatttgatttatatttccaCCAGATGCAACGTATCCAGATTGTTGAAAACCAGGCCCTCCAGAGCCTAATGTACCTTGAGGTTGGCCATAATTAGGTTCCATTTGATTTGCATTTCCACCCCATGAAACGTACCCAGGTTGTTGAAAACCAGATCCTCCGGAGCCTAGCGTACCTTGAGgttgaatttgatttatatttccaCCAGATGGAACATTTCCAGATTGCTGAACACTAGACCCTCCAGAGCCTAATGTACCTTGAGGTTGGTAATAACTAGgttgaatttgatttatatttccaCCTGATGGATTATACTCAGGTTGCTGAAAACCAAGCCCTCCAGAGCCTAATGAACCTTGAGGTTGGCCATAGCTAGGTTGAATGTGATTTATATTTCCACCTGATGGAACGTATCCAGGTTGTTGAAAACCAGGCCCTTCCGAGCCTAATGTACCTTGAGGTTCGCCATAATTAGGTTCCATTTGATATACATTTCCACCCGATGGAACATACCCATGTCGTTGAAAACCAGACCCTCCGGAGCCTAATGTACCTTGAGGCTGGCCATAGCTATGTTGAATTGGATTTAGATTTCCACCAGATGGAGTGTATCCAGGATGTTGTACACTAGGCACGCCTGATCCTAATGTATCTTGAGGTAGTCCATAACTAGGCTgtatttgattttgattattttctcCTCCATATAAAGGGTAACCTTGCTGTTGGGTGATAGGTACCTGTGTAATACCAACTTGTTTTCCCTCGTTTGGAATTCTTTCGTTATTTTGTGAATTAGTTATTTGAAATTCATTTACTCTTTTATTATTTGACAATGCATTAAGACATGTCTGGTATAAGAAATTGCATAGCGAAGGTAAATTCAGTGTGGTATAACCTTGGCCTCCGTGTATATTTGAAGACAACGGATATCCATTGTGTATAGTTCCAGCAGCTTCGTTTTTAATCCCTTGCTCGTTTTGTGAGTTCGTATCACTTGAAATAGGCTTTTTTGGTGATAATTGACCTAAAACATTTGGCATTTGTTGTTGATAGTTATGTATAGGGATAGATGGATAATTTGATGGTTTATTTTGATGTCCTATTGAAGTAGTTACTGGAACTTGTGGATTGTAACTAGGACGCGTCCATTCGGAATTAGGTGTGTTATGTGGAGTCAATATTCCATGACCTAACCCTGAAGGAATATTGGGAAAGCCTGACTGATTTATTTGCTGATCTACATTAGGATTGTTAGTATCGATTTTATTTGGATAGTCCCAGCTACTGGGATTTAATGGACTAGAATTAATGGAATATGTGTTTGGGTAAACAGCATCATTGTTTACAGTTTTTTTGGATTCAGGTGAATTCGTATTAGCTAAATTTGGATTCTGTTCGTTTGCAGAACTATATACACGTCCCGAGTCTATATTACCCAGTTCTTTAGTATTATTTGATTCTGAACCTTGGTTTTTACCTGGATATTGATCATAAAAATACGGTACGTTACCATATCCATGATCTCGATTTCccggtatattattgtttgttcctAAACCCGGATATTGACTGACGATAGACGGATTGATACCAGATCCTTGATTTCGGTTACCcggtaatttattgtttgtttccGAACTTGTATATTGACCATCGATAGACGGAGTTCTACCATAACCTTGATATTGGTTTCCTGGTAATGTATTGTTTGTTCCTGATCCTGGATATGTATCTGGATATTGTCCATTAATAGAATGTTCTCTTTGATTTTCTTCATTTTGTAAGCCTGGTGCCTGCCTATTTGTATTTGATACACTATATGGTCTTGAATTTTCATTTTGAGGAACAGAATTTATAGGTCGAAGCGATGGAAAATTTCCCAGATGAGGATTGTCCACGTGTGTTGAATGCGTTCTATAATCCTGCCCAGAACATTCATCACATTCACCAAAGCTTGACTGACTTTGAGCTTGTCCCATACCATTTAAAccacctaaaaatattattatatacatgaaaaattatgtacctaaatattttgtatgttaatGAACctttttacagttttttctttatttaattcgTGCCCACCGTATAAAGCAATTTATTAAGCAAACACGACTCGTATTAATGagattttattagaattatttaatttaattcagactatatatatatattctacatATGTAGTAGtatgtaccaggtacctatgtattttagaaaatgtatatgGATCCATAGCATGTAGACTTAGTAGACTCTACGTTATACTGCAtagtaatagtacctactatttttttttttttaattaacagaaCTAGCATCTAAGTTTAGATGTCGATAATagatattaagtacctatagccTAGATATAGGCTATAGTACCTACATGGGGGTTCCCGTTTTCCGTCAAAATGACCTTCGTCCGTTATCACCATGACCGTTTTCCACCAAAGGTTATATTCCGATTTCcgccaaacaaaattaataaataatttgaggtATTTTTTGAGAATCCCTAAACCTTAATCCTTCAAATAGTAATGTACGCGCCTTGTATTACAGACGACACAttgatcatattaaaatattaaatgcatataaaattaaacaaatagtaGGTTTAATTAGAAAGATCACAAGTTTCTCgtccaaataatacattaaattataaaaattaaaacttcattaaaagacaaaaattcaaacatattttaacacattgaatattaattaagataTGAAAAAGATATTTGTTTAACAAACTCGAACCTAGCTAAATGCCCACGAATGTGTTTTGAATGTAGGTATTCTTATTTgtcttgaattatttatataataatatggcgggATATAACTGATATTAATAAGTGTTctcaaaaaatatcttaaataatttattaattttttttttgcggatATCGGAATATAACCTATGGCGGAAAACGGTTATGGCTAATAACAGGCGAGAGTTTTACCCACTTACATTGCCGCAACTATGAGGAGGGGTGAAAAAGGGTCTTTAGCACCCCTTGTTGTTTAGgtctatcattattatagtgattttaccttttaaaccttaatatttatgtttttaaaatatgaaatattatagcacTCCACGTTTTAGAGGTCTAgtaaataactaataggtacctactaccattgattatacataatgattaatgatcaATGCTACTACCTACTACCAACTAGAAACCAATAGAAAGTATTTTTGCAGTAAAGTATTTACAACAATTTGCGATAAATGTGTTGGATGAAAACTTgcagttttcaaatttatttataaatacttggcttgaattatttaaatataatttatattaattaaacataatatttctacattttatttGGAAATATATCAGACACTTACTGACTGTTGCCCTCGATAAATCAGGTTGTGACAAAGCTTCAGCCAATCCATTTTTTGTTTCTTGATTAGAATTTTTTGAACCAAAACTAACAAATTGAGTTTGGGTTTGACCTTGATATCGTTTCTTATCTGTTGAACGTTTTGATCTACTAAAACTCTTATTGTcgaagttatttaaaataatgattttatcttTGCAAAAGTTTCTTAAATTTTCACCAATAATTTCAACcatctatattaaaaaaaaaatacaatatttcagtaaatagaaccaaatactattattatttttttactgttaaataaaaatatatttattttacttcatCTTCAGTTAATTCCATATTTTggtcataattgtttttaaaatttaaaatgtttgtttgatCATCCACTAGTTTTAAAACACATTCTTTGgtcatttcatttttatgtGCAGTTATTTTCTGAAATCATAATAAATCGTTACCTATTTCGTAAATTAtgataccaaataataatataatatacgcgctaGTAGGGGCAGTGCATATTCTGGGTCAATTATCATAATCGTTATTAGGGCTGGAATTTTAAAGCCCTACAAAATGCTTGTATGACCAAACAATTCTGAATAATGcactacaaattaaaaaatacactacattaattttttctaataactttcatataaattctaatataaatttggaataaatgataataatataatatacattttaaagaattataaaAGAGTTTTAAAGACAGAACTGATCATTTAGAACTTTTTTAACCTGGAAAAACAATTGTTtccaaacattattattattatttttaggttcagatcatatatttatttactaatacatagttatagttttttaaatttttatagaaaaatcatgtaaaaattcaaaaaatcttaaaaattcaaaaatacatgCAATGTATATGTTTTAAAACGAGCATTGCGTATAGATTCGAAAACAATATAAAGTACGAGTACCTACATCGATATCAAAGccttaatcattatttattaggtaatatacattttttaaagactaaaaataaaaacccttTTCACCGagtgatttttattacactcGATTATGAATATCAGAACTGTGGACGATGCTTTTAtcgatttattttgtataacatatagatacctataattgATGGGGCCAAGTGTAGTGTCAACCaagtttttactcttttttataaaaaatttagatGTTCATAGATTGTATACAATAGTTTAAAGTTTGTGGTATCAATGACTGAATAAGCtagaaacatttaattttataaataacccaACATTATCAAAACAATGGtaacgatttatttattaaaaaaaatacatttgtaacctaattaaaaattacttataaattaatgttgtaaaattaaattttatctaactatatattataattcataaataatttttacattccCTACCTATATGAAAGGAAACATGTCACTAACAATAGTCACTAACCTGCCTTATCACTAATCGGATAGGTagtgaaacaaaaaatttaaaaatgacaatattccCCCCTCCTTGACAAGTTCTTCCGAACGCCCTTGGAAAAAACTATATGTTAACTTACTTTTTCCTTATCGAAAAATTCTGTATTGGAGATTGCCGAGGATGTACCAATATCATTTGTActtttatttaacattgaacCATTCTGAAAAAAGTACAGCCTGATaactttttatgaaaaaaaatatattaaaaattaaacttttttgttaagaggatgtcggtgcattatttgttttctgtctctggcccacgcgctaCATATACGAAACGCATTTaagcagaatcattttttctatgtttttaagtaatcttagagtaaaatcacacattacaaaaaataaagagaataatatttttgagggaatgacatattgatttgtctaaatactgtctcaaaacaatttaaacataatttaaatttacaacatttttttgtttattttaaaaatcgaatacaaagtcaaataacaataaaatataaaatggagatgtcattccctcaaaaatattactcacgatcttttttgtaatgggtaatTTTACtcaaacatagaaaaaataattctgcgttaatgcgttttgtctatgttgcgcgtgggccagagagagaaaacacatagtgcgctgacatctttttaatattaatcataataatttatatgtttaacaCTTAAATAAAGTAAGGTTAGGTAGTACTGTTAAATCTGCAGAGTTCATGAACTCAACTTCGTAAGCGTGTTTTGTATTTTGGTGGGCAGGTATctcattattatacttaaaagccataattataaattaattgatgGATAACTATTCATAGTTTACCAAGTTATAAGTAGTAATAATAGttccattaaatatttaacttataagATTACGTTTtacaggaaaataataataacttcctCAATTTCTAGACTGTTTCTCCACAATATATGGAGCTTCAAATagctattttgaaaatgtcatgggCCTATGCGGTAATACGGTCCTGTAGGTAgatatttaatagaaataaatacgGAACATACGTAGAGTATATTATTGGGATTTCGATACAATAGGTAGATaacttgtgaaaaaaaatagtacgaatggtataagtacctataattattaagatatcGGCATACCTACATTCAAAGAAGTAAGTTATGTACAAACCTATCGCTATGTGCTTAAGTATTTATGccgtttgtttaaaatttaaatgacaaactaaaaattaatataataagcgtATCGgtattattaaatctaaatatgattttttatcaatctttatattataatactatagtctataatagttaaatataaatttaaatattttctggtAAATATGCATTGTTGATGTTATTACATAAGATACAttcttatatactataatatacttatatacatgcattttatataaaactacataaataggtattaggtaggtatatttaaaataccaatacaataaaaaatttctaaattttaccttggatttaaaatcaatattagaaTGATAACCGTGGGATACAGCTATACAAATCAAGAATACACACAAAAAACACGAAGTAGCCATAATGGcaaaattaacttaaacaactcaaaaaaaattataccaacaTCACATGTATTCATCTACGACTATTTTGAACATCGAATGACAAACGCCCGAATGTCTGAagtgtggattttttttttgttaaatgagttcttataaaattattaaaacatctGCGAGCTTAAGCAGAAGGgagtgtattaaaaatgtatacagggTGTTTCGAATGTCtactactaaaaataattataaaatattaaggatTCATTTTcgactattaaaaaaataggtggtgtataaatattattgtattttatatttaatcaacaaGACATTTGAATacatgttatgtatattataaaaaattgaactataatCACTTGGATATAATTTAACAGCCAGGGaataaattgattacattaatctTTGTATAGAGGTTCAAACGTTCCagcgtattatttttttttctaatatttttataaaatacctacctaattaatttcCCTAAAAATATCTAgtcctaaataattatgagTAAGTATCTGTTTTTCAAAACAATCacgatacctatacctatataggtacatttaaaaattaatcatcgCCATCATGACAAATATGTCTTACTGTCTTAGATTGAGATGTAGGTATTGcgaatatgtaatattttgtacactgcACAAATAGGCACCTACTCTATAATAatgccatattttatttaaaatcacaataatatgcaaatatgcaaaaacaaaaGTATTGGTTTAAGTAGGccaattattttctattcaaattattttaataagaaattttgttttaaatcatcCTGTagatatatttaacatttgtttcaTCATGCGTGTTCTTTTACCGctaacctaattttttttttttgacagtcTGATGTCAAATCGTTCAGGATCAAAGGCCATTTACTAATTTCCAAacgtgtataggtactataacatTTTGCTTAAAGCCAGAGAACgatagttcataatattgtatcaataaatGAATCGCTTAATGCAGTCACTGCGGATATACCTACCTTTATTTCGCTTCGCGCATTGTTCAAGTATCTATTTATCGtcgtaaaatataagtataggaTATAGGTTAGAGAAAAAACCAAACAAGCGCggtgttcttaaaaaaaaaaaagtatataggttatagaaatattttaggaAATTATATAATGACGCATATGAATATCTGGCGAATTAATCATACGCGTAACACAAACGTCCACACGCGTGGCTATCAAATAAGCGACCtaaaatcatatacatatatacgatggtggaaaaaaattaaaattaaaattaaatgaatcgAGAGAAGTTAACTTACCGCCGTCGTGGATTTTAATGACcgggaacaaaaaaaaaaaaaaaacgaatagcaTATTACATTAGCAGCCTTGTGCGAATTTAATTATTCCGGTCAGGCGCCGCCGCCCGTCTTCCGACTACAGAACGAAAATTGGTTTTCGTTTCGGCCCATAACACGCCGCGGCCTATATAAGACCGACGACGGGTAAAGATCTTCATAAATCAGATCCTTTGTACATTTGCTGCGCTGCAGCAGTGTAGCGCGTATCAACAAACTCgtcaattcaaaaacgaataactcttcgcatattataatcgtaaagtACTTAAACCTATATAGGTTTTAGGCGTGTTTGAGGAGGTTTTTCAAAAAGTTGGGTTTATAGCTGTAGCTAAGCGGGTActggtacaatatattataataggtaatatgataggtataaaatatgcgCGCCAAAACCCAATCGGCGAACTGAAATGTGTACAACGATCgacgatttatttattattttcaagacaATGGgacacaaatacacaatcaTTTCCTTTACTATTTACACAAATAGGTATATGTAAGCGGTATATTGGGTACCTAGGTAACTGCAACTACGCATGTTAAtggttaggtacttatattatacctgtatGTGGTACCTACGTGCAATACACTgtgtataggtaaataaattattataatattacaatcgatAACCAAAGACCAAAAGGTTAGCCGTTGAGGTTATCGTGGGTCTCGGTCtccgtattttaaaattattatctatacgcGCATTAGTTACGTCCTTCGCACTCACGAATTGCGTTCTATTGTTTATTGTCATAAATTACATAGGAATACGTAttccttattattttgttttcttttgtCATCCACACATCAGACCATTCAATCATGTCGAAACTAACCATCGTCTTGTCAATGGCCGCGTTGTGCTCTCTGTCCACAGCGGCTCCAGACTTCTACAGCGATAAGGAGAACGTGCTGCAAGCCGAGGGATTCGGAAACGAAGAAATTAAAGAATCCAATTTGAGTAAGTGAACGGAAAATTTCAttcgtttattgtttttattaatttacctatatacctaggtataatggctacaatatttatacctaccaatttaaatatttgtttgtaataCGCATGTTTGATATTAGGCAGGCacctattcataatttatatcgaTGTATGGTGTACCGCGTACTTGGGCCAATATAgcctaacatttttattaaaatgttaatttttttcttgttttcgaCTAATGTATAGGTATGATAAGCTAATCATAATAGGTACCCATGCAAATACAAAGCTAAAGtctataattcattaattatattataggt encodes:
- the LOC132945979 gene encoding uncharacterized PE-PGRS family protein PE_PGRS54-like isoform X1 translates to MATSCFLCVFLICIAVSHGYHSNIDFKSKNGSMLNKSTNDIGTSSAISNTEFFDKEKKITAHKNEMTKECVLKLVDDQTNILNFKNNYDQNMELTEDEMVEIIGENLRNFCKDKIIILNNFDNKSFSRSKRSTDKKRYQGQTQTQFVSFGSKNSNQETKNGLAEALSQPDLSRATVSGLNGMGQAQSQSSFGECDECSGQDYRTHSTHVDNPHLGNFPSLRPINSVPQNENSRPYSVSNTNRQAPGLQNEENQREHSINGQYPDTYPGSGTNNTLPGNQYQGYGRTPSIDGQYTSSETNNKLPGNRNQGSGINPSIVSQYPGLGTNNNIPGNRDHGYGNVPYFYDQYPGKNQGSESNNTKELGNIDSGRVYSSANEQNPNLANTNSPESKKTVNNDAVYPNTYSINSSPLNPSSWDYPNKIDTNNPNVDQQINQSGFPNIPSGLGHGILTPHNTPNSEWTRPSYNPQVPVTTSIGHQNKPSNYPSIPIHNYQQQMPNVLGQLSPKKPISSDTNSQNEQGIKNEAAGTIHNGYPLSSNIHGGQGYTTLNLPSLCNFLYQTCLNALSNNKRVNEFQITNSQNNERIPNEGKQVGITQVPITQQQGYPLYGGENNQNQIQPSYGLPQDTLGSGVPSVQHPGYTPSGGNLNPIQHSYGQPQGTLGSGGSGFQRHGYVPSGGNVYQMEPNYGEPQGTLGSEGPGFQQPGYVPSGGNINHIQPSYGQPQGSLGSGGLGFQQPEYNPSGGNINQIQPSYYQPQGTLGSGGSSVQQSGNVPSGGNINQIQPQGTLGSGGSGFQQPGYVSWGGNANQMEPNYGQPQGTLGSGGPGFQQSGYVASGGNINQMQPNFGQPQGTLGSGGSGVQQSGNVPSGGNINQIQPQGTLGSGGSGFQRPSYVPSGGNINQMQPNFGQPQGTLGSGGIGVQQPENVPSGGNINQIQPQGTLGSRGSGVQQSRNVPSGGNINQIQPQGTLGSGGTGVQQPGYASSGGNINQMQPNFGQPQGTLGSGGTGVQQPGYASTGGNINPIQPSYGQPRGTLGSGRLGFQQPGYNPSGGNINQIQPSYGQPEGTLGSGGTGVQQPGYASSGGNINQMQPNFGQPQGTLGSGGTGVQQPGYASTGGNINPIQPNYGQPRGTLGSGGSGFQRPGYVPSGGNINQMQPSYGQPQGTLGSGGSGVQQSGNVPSGGNINQMQPQGTLGSGRSGFQRPGYDPSGGNINQMQPSYGQPQGTLGSGGLGFQQPGYNPSGGNINQMQPIYGQPQGTLGSGGSGVQQSGNVPSGGNINQIQPQGTLGSGGSGFQRPGYVPSGGNINQMQPNFVQPQGTLGSRGTGVQQPENVPSSGNINQIQPQGIFGSGGSGFQRPDYVPSGGNINQMQPNFGQPQGTLGSGGTGVQQPENVPSGGNLNQIQSQGTLGSGGSGVQQSGNVPSGGNINQIQPGYGQPQGTLGSGGLGFQQPGYNPSGGNINQIQPSYGQPQGTFGSGGSGVQQSGNVPSGGNINQIQPTYDQPQDTLGSSGTGVQQPGYSPPGEPNRNGLSSVQSPLDGKRVPQSYPGSYGDNSFRGPSLKPGSEMENINPSPNPIIGGQFGTDISSGGSVTPIDTEGGDAQSMTNVDVDGQETRASASAQGKSKTGMSQTQVSGSYLGTGTFSAQAQTSDSDKGAQSQIVSNTNGTTSTAQGKGGRGQAQSQVLYNADNGIALGEAQSSGINYGTNTQLQAGIKGGVADAQSTGPGSTSSQAQIGFLPHESNNSTNQKSLFKGSGSTSAQGGSYSGQSQSQLYGSYKHGISYNGAAQASTGKKLQNLPKLNLADAKLKIGQLERSNNEVKNQTNALPNLQPIPIVLRSQNQVENSNVDNQKQQNISSTQTPSILPQESSKNIDVYPEYEDNDEYDEDSDETVNTKSVQTKKETIPNQEQNIILKLDDKHDAQITRDSDSQLKSGQVLDAGQVIPGTNGTKIPNGFRGRVASVAGDHTEAKAIPGGQAQTQTVFLTPGVGSLTVVDKTKLRAQLNKESYVKPIKSFKTEINGGIGKFKPDEKNVQYFTKSSTCGYFSFSCNYVNGAKDGPKICKPNPPPFPCQKTNN